The segment CAAGAATGTGGCGGGGCTCGAGAACCTCACCAATCTCGATTCGCTGCCGCCCACCGGCGCTTTCGTCGTCGCGCTGCCGATGAAGATCGAAGGCGGCTCAGGCGGGCCGCTGCGCGCGATCGCGCTGGTGCCGCGATAACGCGAACGCGATAACGCGAACGCGATAACACCACCGCGCTACAGCGACCGCGTTTCCTTGGCGGCGTCGAGGACGTATCCCAGGTCGCGCGAAAGCGCACGCGCTTCCTGGGTGGCGCTGGTGACATCGTTCACGGCAGCATCCACGCCCATGGTGCGGAGCTTCACGATGTCGAAGCGCAGCGACCGCAGCGCCAGCGACGCACTCTCGAGCTGACGCGCCATCGTGTCGCGGCGCTCGGCGAGTTCGCGCAGGGAATCGCGCTGACGGGTGAGCAGCGACAAGCGCCGCTCCCGATCGGGCGCCGATTCGGGCTCGGCCTCGGCCGCCTGCACGCGCGCCTCGAGCTGCGGCAACGCATCACCGGGGAGATCGCGATCGAGACGCTCGAGCCCCTGCGCCAGCGCCCCGACGCGCTCGAGCAACGCTTCGGCGGTGGGCTCCACGTCGGGGATCAGCGCCTTGTCGGCGTCGCCCAGCTTGGTGAGCACATCGGTGATCGTGACGCGATCCTCCACGGCATTGCGCACCATCTCACCGTAGCGTGAGGCGAGCACGCTGTCGCCCGCCAGGAGGGCGAGTCGTTCCTTGGCCTTCTGCTCCACGGTGCGCGTATCGGCGCGCGCCGCGATCGGCTTCCAGCCGTCGCCGAGGGCATCGCCGGCGGAGATCCCGGCCCGACGCAGTTGCAGCCAGTCGACGAGCGACCGCTGCGCACCGATCATCGTGCCGATGACACCGAGACCGAACGGAATCACCATCGGATCGATGTGGAACGTGCTGCCGATCGCGAAGCTGGCCATCGCGCCAGCGGCCGAGCCGGCAAGCCACGTCAGATGCCGGCGGAAGCCCTTCACCAGCTTCGCGAGCCCTTCCGGAGACTGTGGCGCAGACTTGGCCGGTTCTCCGCCAAAGATCTGCCCCCAGGTGATGCCGCGGCCACGCAGCTTGGCGTAGCGTCCCACCACGCCGAGCATGATGCCGCCGGCGGGGAAGATCGCCCACGGGAATTGCGGGCTCGTGACCGCGTTGACGAGGCCGAGAAAGCCAATCGTGGCGAAACTCGAAATCATCTGCCCCTTGAAGCGGGCGATGAGCTCGTCGTCGCTTCGCGCGGGCATCCACGGGGCCTGCCCGTCGCGCCAGTCGCTCATCATGTCGCGCCGCTGCTCGCGGACCTGCGCGCGCCAGTCGCGCATCGCTTCGCGATAGTCCGACTTCCACTCGCGCATCGCGTGGCGGTCGCCGTTGATCGGCACGGGCGGCAGTTGCGGCATCGGCGGCAGCACGCCGGGCGCCGGCAGCTGTCGCGGCGCGGGTGCCGGCTCGGCCACGCGCCGGGGCGCCCAGTCCTCACTGCGATGGCCGTACTTGTCGTCGCGCGCGAGCGACGGCGGACCGGCGGGCGCCGCCGCTCGCGCGGGCGCCTGCGGGTCCACCGTCCCCGGGATGGCGAGTGAGCCGTCGCGCTGCGCCCGGCGCAGCGCGTCACGCAGTTGCAAGGCACTCTCGAAACGATCCTGCGGCCGCTTGGCGAGGCAGCGTTCAAGAATATCCACCAGCACCCGCGGCGCGTCGGGACGCAGGGCGCGCAGCGGCGGCGGCGAATCGCTCACATGCTTCATGAGCATTGCCGGCGTGCTGCTCGCTTCGAAGGGGAGCTTACCGGCCACCATGAGATAGCCGACGACGCCGACTGAATAGACATCACTCCGCCCGTCGACTTCGCGATCGCCCATCGCCTGCTCGGGGCTCATGAACGCCGGCGTGCCCACGGCAATGCCGGTCTGCGTGAGCCGCGAGCCCCCTTCGGCCGCGCGTGCAATGCCGAAGTCGGTCACCATCGCGCGTCCGCTGTCCTGATCGATCAGCACATTGTCGGGCTTGATGTCGCGATGGACCACGCCACAGGCATGCGCATAGGCGAGTGCGTCGGCCACCTGTTCGAGCATGCGCGCGATGAACTCGAACGACGGCTTGCCCTCACGCAGCACGCGGGCCGCCAGGCTTTCGCCACGCACGAGGGCCATGGCGAAACAGACCATCCCGCCGACTTCGTGCACCGCGTAGATGGGCACGATGTGCGGATGATTGAGACGTGCCGCCGTTTGCGCTTCACGTACGAAGCGCTCGCGCACGTCCGGTCGAAACGCCAGCTCGGGGGGCAGCACCTTGAGCGCCACCGGGCGCTGGAGCCGCACATCTTCGGCAGCGTAGACCACGGCCATGCCGCCGCGGCCCACTTCCTCGCCGATCAGATAGACATCGCCAATGGCCGCCGTGACCCGATCGCGCAGCAACGCGGCGTCGGCCCCGTGCGCGCCTTCGGCACGCGTCGGAATGGGAGTACCGGCCATGGGCGGGCCGTCAGGCCGTGCCCGAACGCGCGGTGGTCAGGTCGCGAACTTCACTCGCCGCCTGCACGGCGATGTCGACCTCGCGCGCCATGGCCATCGCCTGTTCGGCGACGAGGGTGACACTCTGCACCGAGCTGTTGCCCGTCCGCAGCCGGACCAGATCGAGGCGCACGTTCTCGAGGGCAAGGCGGCAGCTTTCCAGCTGGCCGCGGCGCGTGGTGATCTTCTGCTGGGCGTCCACGTGCGCGCGACGCTCGCGACGCAGCTGCGCCAATCGACGCACCCGGGCTTCGCTGCGGGAGGTATCGAGCGGATTGGCCTCGGCCTCGAGCGCGGCGATTTCGGCCTCGACGCGCTGTAGCATGGCCGGCCCCTGCTCGAGCTCGAGGCGCGCCAGATCGCGCGCGATCAGCTCGACCTTGTTCACGAGATCGATTGCGGTACCGGCGACATCCGGAATCCGCGAACGCTCGTTGGCCGGTACGGTGGCCAACAGGCGCGCGATCTCTTCGCGGTCGGCCCGCGCACCCTGCACCAGCGGCAGATAGGCCCCCAGCTCATCGTCACGCACCGGTGCCTGCGGCTGCATCATCAGGCCGCGGGCGACGGGCACCATGCCGGGGAGCGGCGTGCCCGGGCGGAGCACGGCACTCAGCGTATTGCGATTGCTCCGGCCCTGCGCGCGGAGCTCATCGCGCTTCTTCCGGCTGAAGACCGAGGTCACGCTGTCGACGAGGTCGGAGAGGACTTCCCCGAACATGCGATCCTTCGGCTGCCGCAGCACATCGCGCCAGTCGTAACCGTCGGACCAGAGCTTCGCGTACTTCCAGCCGATATAGACGCCCCACAACGTGGGGATGGAGCCGATCTCGGAGTTCGTGACGAGCGAAATGCCGGCGAGTGGGAGACCGAAGAAGATGAACGGCCCGAGCTTGCGGCGATACGCGACCACCTGCGGCGCGTTCCAGCGCGCGAGCTCCGACGCCGTGGGCGTGTACATGCCATCCGGCGTGTACGTGCCACGGAAATCGTTCCCAGCCATGTACGCCGGATCGCCGCCGCGATTCACCGTGGCGTCCATCCCAAAGCCCAACGGGCGCGGCATGGGCGCGGCCGGCTCGCTGGTGAGCGTGCGCGGCGTGTACGCCGGTGGGGCGTACCCGGGCGCCGCCGATTGATTGCCGGGCATGCCGGCCGACATCCCGCTCATCGGCATCCCGCCAATGGGGGCGCCGTTGAAGTTCACCGGCGACGTGGGATTGATCGCGGCGCGCGAGGCCCCGTTGACCACACCCGTCTTGAGCGCCTGTACCATCTCGGTGGCGCTCTGAAAGCGATGATCGGGGTTCTTCTCGAGCAGCCGCATGACGATGGCGGCCAGATCGGGCGGCACATCGTGGCGGCGCTGCGAGATGGGGATCGGCGCTTCGGCCAGATGCTTCACGAGCAGCGCCGGCGTCGTGTTGCCGGTGAACGGCGGCTCGCCGCAGAGCATCTGGTACGCCACGACGCCCAGCGAATACAGATCGCTCCGGGCATCGAGATCGCGATCGCCCGACGCCTGCTCGGGGGACATGTACGCAGGCGTGCCAATCGCCATGCCGGTCGCCGT is part of the Gemmatimonadaceae bacterium genome and harbors:
- a CDS encoding protein kinase, which encodes MAGTPIPTRAEGAHGADAALLRDRVTAAIGDVYLIGEEVGRGGMAVVYAAEDVRLQRPVALKVLPPELAFRPDVRERFVREAQTAARLNHPHIVPIYAVHEVGGMVCFAMALVRGESLAARVLREGKPSFEFIARMLEQVADALAYAHACGVVHRDIKPDNVLIDQDSGRAMVTDFGIARAAEGGSRLTQTGIAVGTPAFMSPEQAMGDREVDGRSDVYSVGVVGYLMVAGKLPFEASSTPAMLMKHVSDSPPPLRALRPDAPRVLVDILERCLAKRPQDRFESALQLRDALRRAQRDGSLAIPGTVDPQAPARAAAPAGPPSLARDDKYGHRSEDWAPRRVAEPAPAPRQLPAPGVLPPMPQLPPVPINGDRHAMREWKSDYREAMRDWRAQVREQRRDMMSDWRDGQAPWMPARSDDELIARFKGQMISSFATIGFLGLVNAVTSPQFPWAIFPAGGIMLGVVGRYAKLRGRGITWGQIFGGEPAKSAPQSPEGLAKLVKGFRRHLTWLAGSAAGAMASFAIGSTFHIDPMVIPFGLGVIGTMIGAQRSLVDWLQLRRAGISAGDALGDGWKPIAARADTRTVEQKAKERLALLAGDSVLASRYGEMVRNAVEDRVTITDVLTKLGDADKALIPDVEPTAEALLERVGALAQGLERLDRDLPGDALPQLEARVQAAEAEPESAPDRERRLSLLTRQRDSLRELAERRDTMARQLESASLALRSLRFDIVKLRTMGVDAAVNDVTSATQEARALSRDLGYVLDAAKETRSL
- a CDS encoding serine/threonine protein kinase — translated: MSDPFAPSEDAELRAHVEQALSAAYELDCEIGRGGMGIVYRARDRRLKRFVAIKLLPPELSFRRDVRSRFLREAETAAQLSHPNIVPIYSVDEVGNLVFFVMACIDGDNLAKKLATRGPLPIEDVRRWLLEVGEALAYAHARGVVHRDIKPDNILLDGIDGRALVTDFGIARAATDSADGGRLTATGMAIGTPAYMSPEQASGDRDLDARSDLYSLGVVAYQMLCGEPPFTGNTTPALLVKHLAEAPIPISQRRHDVPPDLAAIVMRLLEKNPDHRFQSATEMVQALKTGVVNGASRAAINPTSPVNFNGAPIGGMPMSGMSAGMPGNQSAAPGYAPPAYTPRTLTSEPAAPMPRPLGFGMDATVNRGGDPAYMAGNDFRGTYTPDGMYTPTASELARWNAPQVVAYRRKLGPFIFFGLPLAGISLVTNSEIGSIPTLWGVYIGWKYAKLWSDGYDWRDVLRQPKDRMFGEVLSDLVDSVTSVFSRKKRDELRAQGRSNRNTLSAVLRPGTPLPGMVPVARGLMMQPQAPVRDDELGAYLPLVQGARADREEIARLLATVPANERSRIPDVAGTAIDLVNKVELIARDLARLELEQGPAMLQRVEAEIAALEAEANPLDTSRSEARVRRLAQLRRERRAHVDAQQKITTRRGQLESCRLALENVRLDLVRLRTGNSSVQSVTLVAEQAMAMAREVDIAVQAASEVRDLTTARSGTA